From the genome of Hymenobacter cellulosilyticus, one region includes:
- a CDS encoding nitroreductase family protein gives MKTATTTYPVHELIRNRWSPRSFSPQPVAPETLGQLFEAASWAASAMNEQPWRYIYAHRADTEAFQKMVDCLMPGNQPWAKNAAVLILALAKTQYDNGTPNGAALHDLGLANGNLILEATALGLHGHFMGGFHRDKVQEAFQLPETLQPAVIIALGYQAEAELLEEPFLSREKAPRQRKSVSEIAFEAQLPS, from the coding sequence ATGAAAACTGCCACCACCACTTATCCCGTCCACGAGCTGATTCGCAACCGCTGGAGCCCCCGCTCCTTCTCGCCGCAGCCCGTAGCCCCCGAAACATTGGGCCAGCTGTTTGAAGCGGCTTCCTGGGCCGCCAGCGCCATGAATGAGCAGCCCTGGCGCTATATCTACGCCCACCGTGCCGACACGGAAGCTTTCCAAAAAATGGTGGACTGCCTGATGCCCGGCAACCAGCCCTGGGCCAAAAATGCCGCCGTGCTCATTCTGGCCCTGGCCAAAACCCAGTACGACAACGGTACGCCCAACGGGGCCGCCCTCCACGACCTGGGCCTGGCCAACGGCAACCTGATTCTGGAAGCCACGGCCCTGGGCCTGCACGGGCACTTTATGGGCGGCTTCCACCGTGACAAAGTACAGGAAGCCTTTCAGCTGCCCGAGACGCTGCAGCCGGCCGTCATCATTGCCCTGGGTTACCAGGCCGAAGCCGAGCTGCTCGAAGAGCCTTTCCTAAGCCGCGAAAAAGCGCCCCGCCAACGCAAGAGCGTCAGTGAAATTGCCTTTGAGGCCCAACTTCCCAGCTAA
- a CDS encoding pirin family protein has product MQTVLHKAESRGHASHGWLNSYHTFSFAGYSNPSRVHFGVLRVLNDDTVAGGMGFGTHPHDNMEIISIPLSGDLEHKDNMGNHGIIRRGDVQVMSAGTGVAHSEKNHNKDQEVKFLQIWVFPNQRGVKPRYAQQSFRAEDRHNQFQQVISPSPDDAGVWIHQDAWFSLGDFDPGFSTEYQVKKAGNGVYAFVLEGDVTINGQKLNRRDGLGIWDTDSLSIQANSQAQLLLMDVPMSL; this is encoded by the coding sequence ATGCAAACTGTTCTGCACAAAGCCGAATCCCGCGGCCACGCCAGCCATGGCTGGCTCAACTCCTACCACACTTTCAGCTTCGCCGGCTACTCCAACCCCAGTCGGGTGCACTTCGGCGTGCTGCGCGTGCTCAACGACGACACCGTAGCCGGTGGCATGGGCTTTGGCACCCATCCTCACGACAACATGGAAATCATTTCCATCCCGCTGTCGGGCGACCTGGAGCACAAGGACAACATGGGCAACCACGGCATCATCCGCCGCGGCGACGTGCAGGTGATGAGTGCCGGCACGGGCGTGGCTCACAGCGAGAAAAACCACAATAAAGACCAGGAAGTAAAGTTTCTGCAGATCTGGGTGTTTCCCAACCAGCGCGGCGTAAAGCCCCGCTACGCCCAGCAAAGCTTCCGGGCCGAAGACCGCCACAACCAGTTCCAGCAGGTGATTTCGCCCTCGCCCGACGATGCCGGCGTCTGGATTCACCAGGATGCCTGGTTTAGCCTAGGCGACTTTGACCCCGGTTTCAGCACCGAGTACCAGGTTAAAAAAGCCGGCAACGGGGTGTATGCCTTCGTGCTGGAAGGCGACGTAACCATCAATGGCCAAAAGCTGAATCGCCGCGACGGACTCGGCATCTGGGACACCGACTCGCTCAGCATTCAGGCCAACAGCCAGGCCCAGCTGCTGCTCATGGACGTGCCCATGTCCCTATAA